From the genome of Streptomyces sp. NBC_00523:
GCTGGCCGTCGAGGAAGAGGGTCCAGCCGTTGTCCGCGATCTCCGGGTCGACGCCGAAGTGCACCGTGTCGGTCATCGAGACCTTGATGCTCTTCTCCGCCTCCTTGTTGAGGCACTTCTGGGCCTCGGAGTTCTTGAGGGCCTTGCCGTCGTTGTAGCAGGCGGCCTCGGAGCTCACCGAGTTGTCGCCGACCGTCACGGTGGCGAGCGGCGTCGGCTTGTCGCAGGCGGAGAGGACGAGGAGTCCCGCGGACACGGCACCAAGAGCGACGCCGATTCGACGGCCCTTACCGGAGAAGAACGCAACGGTCATGGGCCGAAGGCTATCGGTCGCTCCCGCTCACGCCACGCGGGGGTGCGGCGAGCCGCGCCGCGCGGCGCCCAGCAGCCCCCGTACGGAGGCGGCCGCGCCGAGGGCGAGCAGCCCGGCGGCGACGGACATGCCCAGTACGCCGTTGAGGGGGAGGGCGATGCCGATCGCGCCGCCCACCACCCAGGCCATCTGGAGCGCCGTCTCGGAGCGGGCGAACGCGGAGGTCCGCACCTCCTCCGGCACGTCGCGCTGGATCATCGCGTCCAGCGACAGCTTCGACAGCGCCTGGGTGAGCCCCGCCGTCGCGGCGAGCGCGGCGACCATGACCGTGGAGAAGAAGACGGCCGCCAGGACCGCCACGCCCAGGGCCAGGGCCAGTACCGAGGCGACGATGATCTCCGGGCCGCGCGCCCGCAGCCAGGAGCCGACCGCCGTGCCCAGCGCGTTGCCCACGCCCGCCGCCACGCCGACGATGCCCAGCGAGATCGCTGCGCTCTGCCCGGCGAGCGGGTGCTCGCGCAGCAGGAACGCGAGGAAGAAGATCAGGAACCCGGAGAGCGCGCGGTGCGCCGCGTTGGCCTGGAGGCCGTGCAGCACGGAGGGGCCGACCGACCGCAGTCCGGGCCGCCGCTCGCGGCTCTTGGTCCCGGTCTTGTTTCCGGTCTTGTTTCCGGGCTTCGTGGAGGACGGCCGCGGCTCGCTTCCGCCGTGCGGCGGTACGAGCTGCGCCCGGCGCTCGCCCTTCGCCGAGTCCACCTTGGGCGGCAGCGTGAACGCCAGGATCCCGCCGCCGACGAAGATCGCGCACGCGCCGTACAGCGGCCACTGCGGGCCGATCGTCTGGAGCCCCGCCCCGACGGGCGCGGCGGCCCCGGTGGCCAGCAGCCCGGCCAGGGTCACCCGTGAGTTCGCCTTCACCAGCGAGAACTTCGGTGGCAGCAGGCGCGGTACGACGGCGCTGCGCACCACTCCGTACGCCTTCGAGCAGACCAGTACGCCGAGCGCCGCCGGGTACAGCTCCAGGTCGCCGGTGGCGACCGCGCCCGACATGGTCAGCGCCAGCACCGCCCGCGCCAGCATGGATCCGGCCATCGCGGCCCGGCGGCCGTGCGGCAGGCGGTCCAGGAGCGGGCCGATGACCGGGGCCAGCAGGATGAACGGCGCCATCGTCACCGCGAGGTACAGCGCGACGCGGCCGCGTGCCTGGTCGGTCGGTACGGAGAAGAACACGGTGGACGCGAGCGCGACGGTGATCATCACATCGCCCGCGCCGTTCACCGCGTGCAGCTCGATCAGCTTGCCGAGGCCGCTCTCGCCGGCGCCGTGCGCGTGGGTTGCCTTGCGGATGGAGCGGGCGGTGCCGGTGAAGGGGACGCGCAGGGCATGACCGATCGACCGGCCCGCACTGCGGAGCGGGCCGGGACCGTCGTGCGACCTGGCTGAAGCCACTTGGTCATAGTGCCCCAGGACCGGGCAACGCGAACCGGCATCCTGGCGGGGCGCGGTCCGGACCGCCCCGTCGGGTCAGTGCCGCGCCGGTGCCGGGACGGGGCGCGCGGCGTCGGTTCGGCGCGAAAAGGCCGTGCGCGGGGGTCCGGGAGCGGCCTTGCGCGGGGTCGGCGCGGGGGTGGAATCGTCGGCGTTTCGGACGGCAGGTGGGCGGGGAGCGGCGGAGAGGGTAGCGTGCGTAGCGCGCCACCGGCGGTTGTTCTCGGCCGCGCGCCTCTCGTCGATCCCGCAGAATGGATGACGGAAGGCGTGCCCGAGGTTGGCTCAACGGGTGTGGACGTCGACGCGGCCCTCAGGTCCGCTCCGTCCGCGACCGTATGGCCGAAATCGATGGTCGATGTGCTGGCGCGCTCGTGAGACTGGCGTAGGAGAGAAGCGAGACCTGTGAGTGCTGCGACGACGCGAGGCCGTTCGGCCCGTACCGCCCGTACCCCCGCTCCCGACCGTTTGTGCGCCGAGGCGGTAGACCTCGCCCGCACGGCGGCGGAGGAGGCGGCCGCGCCGGGGATCGTGGGTGAGCATGTGGCGGTGGTCTCCGAGGGGGACCGGGTCGTCACGCACTACTTCGAGTGCAAGGACCCCGGCTACCGGGGCTGGCGCTGGGCCGTGACGGTGGCCCGTGCGTCCCGCGCGAAGAACGTCACCCTGGACGAGACCGTGCTGCTGCCGGGCTCCGACGCGCTGCTCGCGCCGGAGTGGGTGCCGTGGAGCGAGCGGCTGCGGCCGGGGGACATGGGTCCGGGGGACCTGCTGCCGACCGAGTCGGACGACCTGCGGCTCGAACCGGGCTACACGGGGGCGGACGAGCCGCTGCCGAACGCGCCGGCCACCGATGAGCTGGCCGACCTGGTGGACGTCGAGGACGCGGAGCTGACGACGCGCCCGGACCCGGCCGTGCGCGGATCGATCGCGGCGGTGGCGGACGAGCTCGGCATGCGGCGGGCGCGGGTGCTGTCGCGTTACGGGCTGCACTCGGCGGCGGACCGCTGGGACGAGGAGTTCGGCCCGAAGACCCCGATGGCACAGGCCGCGCCGGCCTCGTGCGTCTCCTGCGCCTTCCTGGTCCCGCTGTCGGGCTCGCTGCGGCAGGCGTTCGGGGTGTGCGCGAACGAGTTCGGTCCGGCGGACGGGCATGTGGTGTCGCTGTCGTACGGGTGCGGGGGCCACTCGGAGGCGGCGGTCATGCCGAAGCCGCCGGCGGCGGTGCCGCATCGGCTGGACACGATGCGGGTGGATGAGTACGCGTTGCACGATGAGGCCCGGGGGGCCTCGGGGGACCTGGGGGACGCGTAGCCGGACTTCGCCCGGGGCCCCTGTGTCCTCGGGTCCCTCCGGCGAACCGGTTCCGTCCTCAATCGCCGGACGGGCTTGAGTGTGTCGGCCGGGTAGGCCGGGAGTGGGCGGGCAGGTGGTGAAACCCAGCCTGTCCGGCGATTGAGGACGGAAGCCTTCGGGTGAGGTCGGCCGGGTTCGCGTGGACCGTGGGCCGGGGTCCCTGACCCTTGACCGAGAGGGAGCACGCGCATGGGCATCAACGCGACGGAGGGCGATCCGTTCGGCACCGCGCGGTTGCGGCGTGGCGTGCTCGCCGCCTGGGGCGCCGGACCCGCCCGGTTCCGGGAGGACGCCAACGCCGAGGAGGACCTCGCGCTCGGCGGCTACCGCGACCGCCTCGTGGTCGAGCTGGCCCAGAACGCCGCCGACGCGGCCGCCCGGGCAGGCACCCCGGGCCGCCTCAGGCTCACGCTGCACCCCGCAGTGGACGGCCACCCCGCCGTCCTCGCCGCCGCGAACACCGGCGCCCCCCTGGACGCCACCGGCGTCGAATCGCTGTCCACCCTGCGCGCCTCCGCAAAGCGCGAGGGGCACGAGGGCGCCGTGGGCCGCTTCGGCGTCGGGTTCGCCGCCGTGCTCGCGGTGAGCGACGAGCCGGCGGTCACCGGCCGCCACGGCGGCGTCCGCTGGTCCCTCGCGGAGGCCCGCGAACTCGCCCGGGAGGCCGCCGTCGGCAGCCCCGGCCTGGGCGACGAGCTGCGCCGCCGCGACGGCCACGTACCGCTGCTGCGCCTCCCGCTGCCCGCCGAGGGCACCGCGCCCGACGGCTACGACACCGTCGTCGTGCTGCCCCTGCGCGACGGCGTCGCCGAGGACCTGGTCGGACGGCTGCTGGCCGCCGTGGACGACGCCCTGCTCCTCACGCTGACCGGGCTCGAAGAGGTCGTCGTCGAGACCCCGGAGGGCGTACGCACCCTCCGCCGCTCCCAGCACGGCCCGTACACCCACATCGAGGACTCCGCGCACGGGACGAACCGCTGGCGCACCGCCGTCCACCACGGCCCGATCGAGCCCGCCCTGCTCGCGGACCGCCCGCTGGAGGAACGCCTCCGCCCGCACTGGTCGGTGACCTGGGCCGTCCCGGTGGACGCGGACGGCGCCCCGGTCCACCCCCGTACCGCACCCGTCGTGCACGCGCCGACGCCCACCGACGAACCGCTCGGCCTGCCCGCGCTGCTCATCGCTTCGCTGCCGCTGGACACCACCCGCAGGCACCCCGCCCCCGGACCGCTCACCGACTTCCTGGTGCAGCGCGCCGCCGACGCGTACGCGGAGCTGCTCGGCGACTGGGAGCCGGTGTCCGTCGCGACGATCGCCCTGGTCCCGGGCCCCCTGGGCCAGGGCGTGCTGGACGGCGCACTGCGCGGCGCGATCCTGGAGCGGCTGCCGCGTGTGGCGTTCCTGGAGCCCGCCGCCCCGCGCGACCCCGCCGCCGAACCGGAGCGCTGGGACGGCTGGGACGAGGGCGTCCGCAAGGACACGGTCGGGCTGCGGCCGGTCGAGGCCGAGGTGGTGGAGGGCGCCGGCACGCTGACGGTCGCCGTGCTGGCCGAGGTGCTGCCGTGCCTGCTGCCCGCCGGGCTCGAACGGCGCGTCGAGCTGCGCACGCTCGGCGTCGCCCGCGTCCCGCTGACCGAGGCGATCGACCGCCTGGCCGGCCTGGAACGCGAACCCGCCTGGTGGCGGCGGCTCTACGACAGCCTGGCCGGGGTGGACCCGGACCGCCTCTCGGGCCTCCCGGTTCCG
Proteins encoded in this window:
- a CDS encoding DUF3027 domain-containing protein, with the protein product MSAATTRGRSARTARTPAPDRLCAEAVDLARTAAEEAAAPGIVGEHVAVVSEGDRVVTHYFECKDPGYRGWRWAVTVARASRAKNVTLDETVLLPGSDALLAPEWVPWSERLRPGDMGPGDLLPTESDDLRLEPGYTGADEPLPNAPATDELADLVDVEDAELTTRPDPAVRGSIAAVADELGMRRARVLSRYGLHSAADRWDEEFGPKTPMAQAAPASCVSCAFLVPLSGSLRQAFGVCANEFGPADGHVVSLSYGCGGHSEAAVMPKPPAAVPHRLDTMRVDEYALHDEARGASGDLGDA
- a CDS encoding MFS transporter — protein: MASARSHDGPGPLRSAGRSIGHALRVPFTGTARSIRKATHAHGAGESGLGKLIELHAVNGAGDVMITVALASTVFFSVPTDQARGRVALYLAVTMAPFILLAPVIGPLLDRLPHGRRAAMAGSMLARAVLALTMSGAVATGDLELYPAALGVLVCSKAYGVVRSAVVPRLLPPKFSLVKANSRVTLAGLLATGAAAPVGAGLQTIGPQWPLYGACAIFVGGGILAFTLPPKVDSAKGERRAQLVPPHGGSEPRPSSTKPGNKTGNKTGTKSRERRPGLRSVGPSVLHGLQANAAHRALSGFLIFFLAFLLREHPLAGQSAAISLGIVGVAAGVGNALGTAVGSWLRARGPEIIVASVLALALGVAVLAAVFFSTVMVAALAATAGLTQALSKLSLDAMIQRDVPEEVRTSAFARSETALQMAWVVGGAIGIALPLNGVLGMSVAAGLLALGAAASVRGLLGAARRGSPHPRVA
- a CDS encoding DUF2771 domain-containing protein, with translation MTVAFFSGKGRRIGVALGAVSAGLLVLSACDKPTPLATVTVGDNSVSSEAACYNDGKALKNSEAQKCLNKEAEKSIKVSMTDTVHFGVDPEIADNGWTLFLDGQRGEPEPSKKTYRSINGSAFFSTQTEGAAPKNSQVSIVETKGAKVIGIWHFKLEKSD